A single window of Onychomys torridus chromosome 8, mOncTor1.1, whole genome shotgun sequence DNA harbors:
- the LOC118588275 gene encoding C-C motif chemokine 4-like isoform X1, whose amino-acid sequence MKLCVSTLSLLLVMAAFWAPALSAPMGSDPPTSCCFSYTAWKLPRNFVTDYYETSSLCSKPAVVFLTRKGKQVCADPSLPWVNEYVNDLELN is encoded by the exons ATGAAGCTGTGTGTGtctactctctctctcctgctggtCATGGCTGCCTTCTGGGCTCCAGCGCTCTCAGCACCAA TGGGCTCTGACCCTCCCACATCCTGCTGCTTTTCTTACACTGCTTGGAAGCTTCCTCGAAACTTTGTGACAGATTACTATGAGACCAGCAGCCTTTGCTCCAAGCCAGCTGTGGT ATTCCTCACCAGAAAAGGCAAGCAAGTCTGTGCTGACCCCAGCCTGCCCTGGGTCAATGAGTATGTGAATGACTTGGAGTTGAACTGA
- the LOC118588275 gene encoding C-C motif chemokine 4-like isoform X2 encodes MKLCVSTLSLLLVMAAFWAPALSAPMGSDPPTSCCFSYTAWKLPRNFVTDYYETSSLCSKPAVVKGKQVCADPSLPWVNEYVNDLELN; translated from the exons ATGAAGCTGTGTGTGtctactctctctctcctgctggtCATGGCTGCCTTCTGGGCTCCAGCGCTCTCAGCACCAA TGGGCTCTGACCCTCCCACATCCTGCTGCTTTTCTTACACTGCTTGGAAGCTTCCTCGAAACTTTGTGACAGATTACTATGAGACCAGCAGCCTTTGCTCCAAGCCAGCTGTGGT AAAAGGCAAGCAAGTCTGTGCTGACCCCAGCCTGCCCTGGGTCAATGAGTATGTGAATGACTTGGAGTTGAACTGA
- the LOC118588724 gene encoding WAP four-disulfide core domain protein 18-like → MKAAIVLILVALIAIEMDKACALSSHGRLQKPGACPKMPPNTGGTCGERCSGDESCPGKMKCCSNGCGHACMRPVFKIKDKLLQSSSSSHAITVPSN, encoded by the exons ATGAAGGCAGCCATAGTCTTGATTCTGGTGGCTTTGATTGCCATAGAAATGGACAAAGCCTGTGCTCTGTCTTCTCATGGAA GATTACAAAAACCTGGAGCTTGTCCCAAGATGCCCCCAAATACTGGTGGAACTTGTGGTGAGAGATGCTCCGGAGATGAATCATGTCCTGGTAAAATGAAGTGCTGCAGCAATGGATGTGGTCATGCCTGCATGAGGCCTGTCTTCAAA ATCAAGGACAAGTTGCTTCAGAGCAGCTCCTCTTCACATGCCATCACTGTGCCTTCAAACTAA